A window of Notolabrus celidotus isolate fNotCel1 chromosome 11, fNotCel1.pri, whole genome shotgun sequence contains these coding sequences:
- the LOC117821234 gene encoding ERBB receptor feedback inhibitor 1, translating into MDSSQDNYWRQHDPNRACFGFSADMERNLTELQQQTAKDFNRNSSISQPCFFNDTYCQMPDNALRPHEGDQVVPSSQRQTMSGVLKKEAKPLPPLPDPEELMSDEAADSEVEFFTSDRRRLLPKSCPKAICRSTNRDFGQVNHAYQESLMRSSSAGIGSMAFSWPGSEDGPSGRGSGFGANIWSLAHQREDQPEQNQSSRFRFSYAGPAFQTLHSSATTCPAEKPQIPPRIPIPPKPPARLKTLCANEEDKPPKIPPRVPLVPPCPPRTPSPKSLPIYINGVMPATQSFAANPKYVSRALQRQQSERAPPAAQFSPCIVPILRDGRQASNTHYILLPPGRQAYSDRRERILSEPSRTGHSVCQER; encoded by the exons ATGGACAGTAGTCAGGATAACTACTGGAGACAGCATGACCCGAACAG AGCGTGTTTTGGCTTCAGCGCTGACATGGAACGTAACCTGACTGAGCTTCAACAGCAAACTGCCAAGGATTTTAATC GCAACTCCTCCATCTCCCAGCCTTGTTTCTTCAATGATACCTACTGCCAGATGCCGGATAACGCACTACGTCCCCATGAGGGAGACCAAGTAGTCCCGTCCTCGCAGAGACAGACAATGTCAGGGGTCCTCAAGAAAGAAGCCAAACCTCTGCCACCTCTGCCCGACCCTGAGGAGCTCATGTCTGATGAAGCCGCTGATAGTGAGGTGGAGTTTTTTACCAGTGACCGACGGCGTCTTTTGCCCAAAAGTTGCCCAAAGGCCATCTGCAGGAGCACAAATAGAGACTTTGGTCAAGTAAATCACGCCTACCAGGAGAGCTTGATGAGGTCTAGTAGTGCTGGGATTGGCTCGATGGCTTTTTCTTGGCCAGGAAGCGAGGATGGACCGTCAGGAAGGGGGTCTGGGTTTGGAGCCAACATTTGGTCCCTGGCTCACCAAAGAGAGGAccaaccagaacaaaaccaatCATCCAGGTTCCGGTTTTCCTATGCAGGCCCTGCTTTTCAAACTCTTCACAGCAGCGCCACAACCTGCCCAGCTGAAAAGCCACAAATCCCTCCTCGTATACCCATCCCGCCAAAACCTCCCGCCCGCTTAAAGACACTTTGTGCCAACGAGGAAGACAAGCCTCCCAAAATCCCCCCAAGAGTCCCCTTAGTACCCCCTTGTCCACCACGCACACCCAGCCCCAAAAGCCTTCCAATTTACATCAATGGTGTGATGCCTGCCACACAGAGTTTTGCTGCTAACCCAAAGTATGTGAGTCGGGCGTTACAGAGACAGCAGAGTGAAAGGGCGCCCCCTGCAGCTCAGTTTTCACCCTGCATTGTTCCCATTTTGAGGGATGGCAGACAGGCCAGCAATACACACTACATCCTTCTCCCGCCTGGCCGACAGGCATACTCTGACAGACGAGAGAGAATCCTGAGTGAACCGTCCAGGACAGGACACAGTGTCTGTCAGGAGAGGTAG
- the zgc:154075 gene encoding uncharacterized protein zgc:154075, whose amino-acid sequence MPSPVRVIVVGAGSRGGTYSCFATIHPERMEVVGVADPRKFARTKLQQQHKIVDENVFDDWKSIVKREKFADAVFICTPDRLHKEPAVAFANKGYHVLLEKPMATTVEDCKAIVKACTQSSVMLSVAHVLRYDPLIHMIKELIDAGVLGDVIHIQHFEPVGFYHFAHSFVRGNWRNEAESSFALLAKSCHDIDLMHHWAGARRCVKVSSFGSVSHFLKEKKPAGAADRCMECSVEKDCPYSASKIYLDLVKQGHTGWPVSVICQSSLPDIESVTEALKTGPYGRCVYECDNDVCSNQVVNMEFEGGLTASFSMVAFTEEICQRKTTIYGSKGELSYDGHEICVFDFLTRRTTKHTAHNDAPKDFGLSGHGGADYRLMDAFISAVANNDPSMIRSGPEETLLSHLLVFEAERSRLESRVVYCGDSSQS is encoded by the exons ATGCCTTCGCCTGTCCGAGTGATCGTGGTTGGAGCTGGAAGTCGAGGGGGCACTTACTCCTGTTTTGCCACTATCCACCCAGAGCGCATGGAG GTTGTTGGAGTAGCTGATCCAAGGAAATTTGCCCGCACCAAACTTCAACAGCAACACAAAATCGTGGATGAAAACGTATTTGATG ACTGGAAGAGTAtagtgaaaagagagaagtttGCAGatgctgtgtttatttgcaCTCCGGACCGCCTTCATAAG GAGCCTGCAGTGGCCTTTGCTAACAAGGGTTACCATGTACTACTGGAGAAACCAATGGCA ACGACGGTTGAAGACTGCAAAGCGATTGTGAAGGCTTGCACTCAGAGTAGTGTAATGCTTTCAGTGGCTCACGTTCTCCGCTATGATCCTTTGATCCACATGATAAAG GAGCTGATAGATGCTGGAGTCTTAGGTGATGTCATCCATATTCAGCACTTTGAGCCG GTTGGTTTTTATCACTTTGCTCACTCTTTTGTACGGGGAAACTGGAGGAATGAAGCAGAGAGCTCCTTTGCTCTTTTGGCTAAGTCTTGTCATGACATTGACCTGATGCATCACTGGGCTGGAGCACgtag gtgtgtgaaggtttcatcatttggttcGGTCAgccactttttaaaagaaaaaaag cctGCTGGTGCAGCAGATCGCTGCATGGAATGTTCAGTTGAGAAAGACTGTCCATACTCTGCATCTAAAATCTACTTGGATTTAGTGAAACAG GGTCACACTGGCTGGCCTGTATCAGTCATATGCCAAAGCTCATTACCAGACATCGAGTCAGTGACTGAGGCACTGAAGACTGGACCATATGGACGCTGTGTCTACGAGTGTGATAATGACGTGTGCAGTAACCAG GTTGTTAACATGGAGTTTGAAGGGGGCCTGACAGCATCCTTTTCAATGGTAGCGTTCACTGAGGAAATATGCCAGCGAAAAACAACCATCTATGGCAGCAAG GGGGAGCTGTCATATGATGGCCATGAGATATGTGTGTTTGACTTTCTGACCCGGAGAACCACTAAGCACACAGCACACAATGATGCCCCCAAAGACTTTGGCTTGAGTGGACATGGTGGAGCTGACTACCGCCTTATGGATgcctttatttctgctgtggcG AACAATGATCCATCCATGATCCGTTCTGGTCCGGAGGAGACGCTGCTGAGCCATTTGCTGGTGTTTGAAGCTGAGCGTTCACGGCTGGAGAGCAGGGTGGTGTACTGTGGGGACAGTAGTCAAAGCTAA
- the taf10 gene encoding transcription initiation factor TFIID subunit 10 isoform X2 — protein sequence MNIDNQCVTTGASSTTSSTASNCIANDNAATSVSSIPSVTSNAMVTPSADTSVSNGVYVPGGITNGDVKPALSTTPLADFLMQLEEYTPTIPDAVTGYYLNRAGFEASDPRIIRLISLASQKFISDIANDALQYCKMKGTASGSSRSKTKDKKYTLTMEDLAPALTEYGVNVKKPYYFT from the exons ATGAATATTGACAATCAGTGTGTCACAACCGGAGCATCGTCTACTACTTCTTCTACAGCAAGTAATTGTATTGCAAATGATAATGCAGCAACCAGCGTGAGCAGCATTCCTTCGGTCACGAGTAATG CCATGGTTACACCATCAGCTGATACATCTGTCTCTAACGGGGTCTATGTTCCTGGGGGCATCACCAATGGAGATGTAAAGCCTGCTCTGTCCACCACTCCCTTGGCAGATTTCCTCATGCAGCTGGAAGAGTACACTCCCACA ATTCCTGATGCAGTTACTGGGTACTACCTCAACCGGGCTGGTTTTGAGGCATCTGATCCAAGAAT AATCCGTCTGATCTCCCTCGCTTCTCAGAAGTTTATCTCAGACATTGCCAATGATGCACTGCAGTACTGTAAAATGAAGGGCACTGCTTCAGGAAGCTCCAGGAGTAAGACAAAG GATAAGAAGTACACTCTGACTATGGAAGACCTGGCCCCTGCTCTCACAGAATATGGTGTCAATGTCAAGAAACCATATTACTTTACATAG
- the taf10 gene encoding transcription initiation factor TFIID subunit 10 isoform X1: MNIDNQCVTTGASSTTSSTASNCIANDNAATSVSSIPSVTSNVSASSAMVTPSADTSVSNGVYVPGGITNGDVKPALSTTPLADFLMQLEEYTPTIPDAVTGYYLNRAGFEASDPRIIRLISLASQKFISDIANDALQYCKMKGTASGSSRSKTKDKKYTLTMEDLAPALTEYGVNVKKPYYFT, translated from the exons ATGAATATTGACAATCAGTGTGTCACAACCGGAGCATCGTCTACTACTTCTTCTACAGCAAGTAATTGTATTGCAAATGATAATGCAGCAACCAGCGTGAGCAGCATTCCTTCGGTCACGAGTAATG TTTCTGCCTCATCAGCCATGGTTACACCATCAGCTGATACATCTGTCTCTAACGGGGTCTATGTTCCTGGGGGCATCACCAATGGAGATGTAAAGCCTGCTCTGTCCACCACTCCCTTGGCAGATTTCCTCATGCAGCTGGAAGAGTACACTCCCACA ATTCCTGATGCAGTTACTGGGTACTACCTCAACCGGGCTGGTTTTGAGGCATCTGATCCAAGAAT AATCCGTCTGATCTCCCTCGCTTCTCAGAAGTTTATCTCAGACATTGCCAATGATGCACTGCAGTACTGTAAAATGAAGGGCACTGCTTCAGGAAGCTCCAGGAGTAAGACAAAG GATAAGAAGTACACTCTGACTATGGAAGACCTGGCCCCTGCTCTCACAGAATATGGTGTCAATGTCAAGAAACCATATTACTTTACATAG
- the si:dkeyp-100a1.6 gene encoding probable G-protein coupled receptor 160, whose product MLAIIEQWDAQAGCYMDNTEKFLLLLISKLVLDVLVFYFCCQKRYTFFLNMCSLSILLLDFLVVFLIATVWLLGPDKSLFSPCFILANASATYGALPLPMMLLGSIDYCLGDASLYNQSSFSKLVRNTVLSLLVLILAVIGTFGPVKAQMIKLDDDIRTSVVVCKLDGSSVITYFVWGVFLAVICALLPFFSKIPCWMKEAYRISEAREEQEKRRSDLLFTQTNCMDTKHSEENYLEETDQQRPPLWLSLTLSFGFFWMPYLTVSVACLLIGFAVPAYLTVNIIWLECANSLLLGLVFWVKSKTLGPYSHLPDHVGSWHIFWHLSKGTQRQQNPMGVYDPSKEKKSTLLWV is encoded by the coding sequence ATGCTGGCCATCATTGAGCAATGGGACGCGCAGGCCGGCTGTTACATGGACAACACTGAGAAGTTTCTACTACTCTTGATCTCTAAGCTAGTACTGGATGTGTTGGTCTTCTACTTTTGCTGCCAGAAGCGTTACACCTTCTTTTTGAACATGTGCAGCCTGTCCATTCTCCTGCTCGACTTCCTCGTGGTGTTTCTTATAGCAACAGTGTGGTTACTTGGACCTGACAAGTCTCTTTTCTCACCGTGCTTCATCTTGGCTAATGCATCGGCAACATATGGAGCTCTACCACTCCCCATGATGCTCCTGGGTTCAATCGACTACTGTTTGGGAGATGCCTCTCTGTACAACCAAAGCTCTTTCAGCAAGCTTGTAAGGAACACAGTATTGTCATTGCTGGTGTTGATTCTGGCTGTTATTGGCACATTTGGTCCAGTCAAAGCTCAGATGATCAAACTAGATGATGACATACGGACAAGTGTGGTTGTGTGTAAACTGGATGGGTCTTCGGTGATAACATACTTTGTTTGGGGGGTTTTCCTAGCAGTTATTTGTGCACTGCTGCCCTTTTTCTCAAAGATTCCCTGCTGGATGAAAGAGGCTTACAGGATATCTGAAGCAAGGGAAGaacaagagaagaggaggagcgaCTTGTTGTTCACCCAAACTAACTGCATGGACACAAAGCACAGTGAGGAGAATTACCTGGAGGAGACTGACCAGCAGCGACCCCCTCTGTGGCTCAGCCTAACTCTGAGCTTCGGTTTCTTTTGGATGCCTTACCTGACTGTGTCTGTGGCCTGTCTGCTCATTGGCTTTGCAGTACCCGCCTACCTTACCGTCAACATTATATGGTTGGAGTGCGCTAACAGTTTACTGCTAGGTTTGGTGTTTTGGGTAAAGAGCAAGACGCTAGGGCCTTACAGCCACCTGCCTGATCATGTGGGCTCGTGGCATATTTTCTGGCATTTGAGCAAAGGAACACAACGGCAGCAAAACCCCATGGGTGTGTATGACCCatcaaaagagaagaaaagcacTCTCCTCTgggtgtaa